In the genome of bacterium, the window GCCCGAGTGATTTGCGAATGATACGAAGCGCGAAGGCAGCCCCTCGAAGAGGCGACTTGGTCCGTTGCGCATGATTTCGATCCAGCCGATTTCTTGTTGATCATGGCGCTCGAGGTCGCTTAAGCCAAGGAGGCTCGTGATGATCAGCTCGTGTCCCAGGCAGATACCAAGCATCGGAATGTTTTCTTTGTAGGCTTTGCGAATGAGTTTCTGAATGCGCTTGTAGACTTTCAAGTCATCCATCGATGAGACGATATTCCCTCCAGTGAGGATGATGTGCGTGAAGCTATCGAGTTCGGTAGGCAGTTCTTCTTCGGTAGGGCGGACAACCGTTGCGCGAGTCAGCTTGCGAGGGCGAAATGCCATACAGTGCTTACAAGGGCGGACGTGGTTGTTATCGATAATGAGGACATGTCGGCGCATAGTTCTTATAGTAACGTATCGGAGCGATTCGGGCGACACAGA includes:
- a CDS encoding gamma-glutamyl-gamma-aminobutyrate hydrolase family protein (Members of this family of hydrolases with an active site Cys residue belong to MEROPS family C26.), which gives rise to MAFRPRKLTRATVVRPTEEELPTELDSFTHIILTGGNIVSSMDDLKVYKRIQKLIRKAYKENIPMLGICLGHELIITSLLGLSDLERHDQQEIGWIEIMRNGPSRLFEGLPSRFVSFANHSGHIKRLPHGFRVIGSSKRCTIEAYEHESKPVFGMQFHPEKTPRQTLRTIWRRVKQETPDRFFVHPYSAKRLYRPWVKYTIFRNFYSQKRG